In Plutella xylostella chromosome 3, ilPluXylo3.1, whole genome shotgun sequence, the following proteins share a genomic window:
- the LOC125489587 gene encoding uncharacterized protein LOC125489587 has translation MSLEPSAPRSSAKSPTRGVTDELTDKLIRELVRKRGIVKGRLTRFSNYLANVAKGSVLKAQDRIDLKLRIQGATSLFAEFNELQTKLEESVNECDLNSQLDQREQFEDSYYGTIAQAELILNSGEVTNSSHSSSNKNLLKSVQLPTISMPTFDGSFERWLEFRDTFSSLVHNSTDITNIQKFHYLKSSLKGSAALIIDALEFSSDNYNVAWELLLNRYNNNRLLVQNHIKALFNLNPLPKESAALIRTLIDTILKNLRALNMLGEPTQHWDTLVVYMIVSKLDKTTEREWEQYKGSLLAQKDSKIPIKVDDIIKFLEDRADMLETLHLSHSKESLDHKKQSAPKTYNSSHCNVSTNNNKPQDRSNSITSRPKKLCLMCNANHPIYSCQKFLDISLDSKLKLIAENKLCRNCLRSGHAVDDCRFGPCKRCNKKHNSIIHVDDSPASQSVVTIHAVTEKSVPLRFQESADRVNDPSTVTSFTTCAVPFSDTETNHSSHSQIQAHNAHTHTQAVKPVLAQPVLLSTALVEVADVHGRLHTARALLDSGSQRCFITKSFCELLGAQLIQSTHEIRGVGDSVTQCTQTCVIDIKSHVNTYTKTIQCYVLPKITSTMPPVCELSAQQFCIPDHIQLADPTFLDSKQIDILIGADQFWNLLCDGKIRLRKGPYLQSTKLGWIISGPIHNNNNNHNSRDDTRRVHCHFTQTIETQLRKFWEIEEASTISDKRTDEERACEEHFVRTTTRAADGRFCVRIPHKLSPDTLGESYSQAERRFLALERRLQRSAEYKQLYSNFIHEYEDLGHMSRVEAPGSPHYFLPHHGVLRPGSSSSPLRTVFDGSAATSTGVSLNDIQMVGPPIQGDLIDIMLRFRQYRYVACADIAKMYRQCLVAEDQRDLQLILWRDEPTQPISIYKLRTVTYGLASSAFLSVRCLKQLAVESTDPDVQRVINCDFYVDDMVTGLDDKNDLLKLCTNVSNTLQSGCFPLRKWIYNFVPDDSSYDQQSDYKSFNDNNNDNHRTLGIGWSPISDEFHFNTNYKNNENSITKRTILSSVSQIFDPLGFLSPTIMQAKVLLQRLWLLKISWDDELPNDVTVASRRSSLSASRD, from the exons ATGTCTTTAGAGCCATCTGCACCCAGGTCTAGTGCCAAGTCCCCCACACGAGGTGTTACAGACGAACTTACTGACAAACTAATTCGCGAACTTGTTAGGAAACGTGGCATAGTCAAAGGTAGACTCACTAGGTTTTCTAATTATCTAGCCAACGTGGCCAAGGGTAGTGTTTTAAAAGCGCAAGATCGCATTGATTTAAAACTACGCATTCAAGGGGCTACTAGCCTATTTGCTGAGTTTAATGAACTCCAAACTAAATTAGAAGAATCTGTTAATGAGTGTGATTTAAATAGCCAGTTAGATCAACGTGAACAGTTCGAGGATTCTTACTACGGCACCATTGCGCAGGCCGAGTTAATTCTCAACAGTGGAGAGGTCACTAACAGTTCTCACAGTAGTAGCAATAAAAACCTTCTTAAATCAGTGCAATTGCCCACCATTTCTATGCCCACCTTCGACGGCTCATTCGAGCGTTGGTTAGAGTTCAGGGACACGTTCTCATCACTCGTACACAACTCAACAGATATTACCAATATTCAGAAATTCCATTATCTGAAATCATCACTGAAAGGAAGCGCTGCACTTATCATTGATGCACTAGAGTTCTCTTCGGATAATTATAATGTCGCCTGGGAATTGTTGTTAAACCGGTACAACAACAATAGATTGCTAGTTCAAAACCATATTAAAGCTTTGTTTAACTTAAATCCATTACCCAAAGAGTCAGCTGCTTTAATTAGAACATTAATTGATACAATTCTAAAAAACTTAAGGGCACTTAATATGCTCGGTGAACCAACACAACATTGGGACACTCTTGTCGTGTATATGATTGTATCAAAGCTGGATAAAACGACTGAACGCGAGTGGGAGCAATATAAAGGCTCCTTACTTGCACAAAAGGATTCGAAAATACCCATTAAGGTCGACGATATAATTAAATTCCTTGAAGATCGGGCTGACATGTTAGAAACATTGCATTTGTCGCACAGTAAAGAAAGTCTAGACCATAAAAAACAAAGCGCACCTAAGACTTATAATTCTTCACACTGTAATGTTTCTACCAACAATAACAAACCGCAAGATCGTAGTAATTCGATTACTTCGCGTCCTAAAAAACTATGTCTCATGTGTAATGCGAATCACCCAATTTATTCGTGTCAAAAGTTCCTCGACATTAGTTTAGATTCGAAGTTAAAACTTATAGCCGAAAATAAGTTATGTCGTAATTGTTTACGTTCAGGACACGCGGTAGACGATTGCAGGTTTGGCCCCTGTAAGCGTTGCAATAAGAAACATAATTCAATAATTCACGTTGACGACAGCCCGGCTAGTCAATCAGTTGTTACTATACACGCAGTTACTGAAAAAAGCGTACCGTTACGTTTTCAGGAATCAGCTGATCGCGTCAATGACCCGAGTACCGTTACCTCTTTCACAACATGCGCTGTCCCTTTCAGTGATACTGAAACCAATCATTCATCTCACTCGCAGATTCAGGCACACAACGCACACACGCACACTCAGGCCGTAAAACCTGTTCTAGCGCAGCCTGTTCTACTATCCACCGCACTAGTCGAAGTAGCTGATGTCCATGGCCGTTTACATACCGCCCGCGCTCTTCTGGATAGTGGAAGCCAGCGATGCTTCATAACTAAATCATTTTGCGAGTTGCTAGGCGCACAATTAATACAGTCCACTCATGAAATACGCGGTGTAGGTGATTCTGTGACCCAATGTACGCAAACTTGTGTCATAGATATAAAATCGCACGTAAATACCTACACTAAAACTATACAATGTTATGTACTACCAAAAATAACATCAACAATGCCACCTGTATGTGAATTAAGCGCACAACAGTTCTGTATTCCAGACCACATACAGTTAGCAGACCCCACGTTCTTAGATTCCAAACAAATTGACATTTTAATAGGCGCGGATCAATTTTGGAATTTATTATGCGATGGTAAAATTAGATTACGTAAAGGACCATATTTACAATCTACCAAGCTAGGCTGGATCATATCCGGTCCgattcacaataataataataatcataattcaCGCGATGATACTAGGCGGGTTCATTGTCATTTCACGCAGACAATTGAAACTCAACTTAGAAAGTTTTGGGAGATCGAGGAAGCCTCCACTATCTCCGACAAGCGCACGGACGAGGAGCGCGCCTGCGAGGAGCACTTCGTGCGCACCACCACGCGCGCCGCCGACGGCAGGTTCTGCGTGCGCATCCCTCACAAACTGTCACCAGACACGCTAGGTGAATCCTATTCCCAGGCGGAGCGTCGCTTCTTAGCTTTAGAGCGGCGGCTGCAGCGTTCTGCTGAGTACAAACAGTTGTACAGTAATTTCATTCACGAATACGAAGATCTCGGGCACATGAGCCGCGTGGAGGCGCCCGGCAGCCCGCACTACTTCCTGCCGCACCACGGCGTGCTGCGGCCCGGCAGCAGCTCCAGCCCGCTGCGCACCGTGTTCGACGGCAGCGCCGCCACCTCCACCGGCGTGTCGCTCAACGACATACAGATGGTAGGGCctcctatacagggtgatttaATCGATATCATGCTTCGCTTTCGACAATACCGCTATGTTGCTTGCGCTGACATTGCAAAAATGTACCGGCAGTGCTTGGTAGCTGAAGACCAACGCGACTTGCAGCTTATTCTCTGGCGCGATGAACCGACACAACCCATCAGCATTTATAAACTAAGAACCGTGACGTATGGGTTGGCTTCCTCAGCTTTCCTCAGCGTAAGGTGCTTGAAGCAATTAGCTGTCGAAAGTACTGATCCGGACGTCCAGCGAGTAATTAATTGCGATTTTTATGTCGACGATATGGTCACGGGTTTAGACGACaaaaatgatttgttaaaGCTTTGTACAAATGTTTCAAACACACTTCAGTCAGGCTGTTTTCCATTACGCAAATGGATTTACAACTTTGTACCCGATGATAGCAGCTATGATCAGCAGTCGGACTATAAATCATTCAATGATAATAACAATGATAACCATAGAACATTGGGCATAGGTTGGTCTCCCATCAGTGAtgaatttcatttcaataccaattataaaaacaatgaaaattCTATTACAAAGCGCACTATCTTATCTAGCGTTTCTCAAATTTTCGACCCGCTAGGTTTCCTCAGTCCAACAATAATGCAAGCTAAGGTTCTATTGCAACGACTTTGGCTTCTAAAGATATCCTGGGACGATGAACTACCTAATGACGTCAC GGTCGCGTCGCGCCGATCAAGCCTGTCAGCATCCCGCGACTAG
- the LOC125488890 gene encoding uncharacterized protein LOC125488890, producing the protein MRCFARCTIVYKDPDDLTPLSPGHFLVGRPLTAPACPDYSATPTHRLSRYQRLEQIRQQFWSRWAKEYVSELQVRVKWWQNNTDLQPNTLVVIKDDNLPPLKWQMGRVEKTFPGKDGISRVADIRTSSGILRRPYTKICPLSADGHDT; encoded by the exons ATGCGGTGCTTTGCTAGGTGCACGATTGTATACAAAG ACCCAGATGACTTAACTCCACTTAGCCCTGGTCACTTCCTGGTTGGTCGGCCGCTGACGGCGCCCGCCTGCCCCGACTACAGCGCCACGCCCACGCACCGACTGTCACGATACCAAAGGCTGGAACAAATACGACAGCAATTCTGGTCCCGCTGGGCCAAGGAGTATGTTTCTGAGTTGCAGGTTCGAGTGAAGTGGTGGCAAAATAATACCGACCTTCAACCCAACACATTGGTCGTCATAAAAGACGACAACTTGCCGCCGTTGAAATGGCAAATGGGCCGCGTGGAGAAGACCTTCCCAGGCAAAGACGGGATCTCGAGGGTGGCCGACATCCGTACGTCCTCAGGCATCCTCAGACGACCGTACACGAAGATTTGTCCTCTTTCAGCTGATGGCCATGATActtaa